The following are encoded together in the Nyctibius grandis isolate bNycGra1 chromosome 5, bNycGra1.pri, whole genome shotgun sequence genome:
- the LOC137663637 gene encoding single-stranded DNA-binding protein, mitochondrial isoform X2 codes for MWRRPAWQVLRQFVRHESDTVSSLVLERSMNRVQLLGRVGQDPIMRQVEGKNPVTIFSLATNEMWRTGDSDATQGGDISQKTTWHRISVFRPGLRDVTYQYVKKGARIYVEGKLDYGEYTDKNNVRRQATTIIADNVIFLSDGVRDKV; via the exons ATGTGGCGGCGACCGGCGTGGCAG GTGCTTCGCCAGTTTGTAAGACATGAGTCTGATACAGTCAGCTCATTGGTACTCGAAAGAT CCATGAATCGTGTTCAGTTACTTGGTCGGGTTGGACAGGACCCTATCATGAGGCaagtggagggaaaaaatccTGTTACCATATTTTCTCTTGCAACCAATGAGATGTGGCGGACAGGGGACAGCGATGCAACCCAGGGAG GTGATATCAGTCAGAAGACAACATGGCACAGGATCTCTGTCTTCAGACCGGGCCTCAGGGATGTTACATATCAGTACGTGAAGAAGGG TGCTCGAATCTATGTTGAAGGAAAGCTAGACTATGGTGAATACACAGATAAAAACAATGTGAGGCGGCAGGCCACAACAATTATAGCAG ataatgtaatttttctgagTGATGGTGTGAGAGACAAGGTGTGA